GCGCTGCGCCAGCAACTGCGTTTGACCCTGTTACAAGCACGTATGAATGGCAGTGGTGATAGCGAGCGTTCGGTAGAGAACCTGTTTTGGCAGTGGTTAGAAGCGGGCGCTGTGACGAAAGCGGATGAAGATGCTTTGAAGCGTTTTGAGCGTGCTTTAACAGCTTAGACCCACTGATGCTTTGGTTTGCAGAAGCACCTTCGGGTGCTTCTTTTGTTTCTGGCGCTTTATCTACCGACGATAGCAAAAGAGGAGAGAGCAGTGTTCTGTCGTTGCAATTGGCTCGCAATATTATTAGTCATAATGACTATGACTTTATCCGGTTGTTCGCAGCCCAAGTTACAGCCGCTACCCTATGGTGCGCGTATTTTGGCGTTTGGTGATAGTCTGACAGCAGGCTATGGCGTTGAGCGTATTTATAGCTATCCGTCAGTATTGGCGGAGCTTAGTGGCCGTGACGTGATAAATGCCGGGGTCTCGGGAGAGCTGACTAAACAAGGTATCGAGCGTTTACCTTTCCTATTGGATCAGACGATGCCGGAGCTATTGCTCTTGATTGAAGGCGGGAATGATATTCTTCAGAATCGCCCAGCTAACGAGACAAAACAGAACTTGGCAAAGATGATCGAGATGGCACAGGGCAGAGGTATCCCAGTGGTATTAGTCGGCATACCGGAAAAAAGCTTGTTCTCCAGCTCTGCCGCTTTATATCGAGAATTAGCAGTAGAGTACGATCTGGTGTTTGACGGTAATTTAATGGCGGCACTTCAACGCTCACCAAGCTTGAAATCTGATTATGTGCATTTCAATCAACAAGGTTATCAGCAAATGGCTGAAGGGATTTTTGCTCTGCTAAAAGAGAATGGCGCCTTTTAATTAGTAAAGGCGCCAGGTAGCGCGTAGTTTTACGGCCAGAAAGGTGTGCTGCGTCGCTAAAGGCGTTAGTGCTTACTTAGTTCGCCTCTTAAGCTTATCTGCATTTTTTCTCTTATCTGCGCAGGGGAAAGTGCTTGATTGAGTAGGTAGTGCAGTTTCGCCAGCGTGGCTTCTGTGGTCATGTCATAGCCACTGATCACACCAACATCTCGTAATGCTTGTCCTGTGGCATAACCATCCATATTGACACTGCCTTTCAGGCACTGGGTGCAGTTCACCAAAATGATCCCTTGATCCGATGCCTGCTTGAGCAGCTCGAGCATCTGCTTATGTTGCGGCGCATTCCCTACGCCATAGCTGTGTAACAGCATGGCTTTGACCGGTTGGCGTAAGATATTGGCGATCACGTCTGCAGAGATCCCTGGATATAGGCTGACCATACCGATCGGTTGCGATGTGACGGATTGAACGCGCAGAGGCCTACCTGATGGTCGTTTCACTTCGCCACTGACTAATTGGATCTGGATCCCCGCTTCAAGTAGCGGGGGAAAGTTTGGCGAACCGAAGGCATTAAAGCCATCGGCGTGGACTTTAGTTGTGCGGTTGCCACGAAATAGCGTGTGATTAAAGCACAGAGATACCTCTGGAATTGGGTAGTTGGCTGCCAGAAAAAGGGCATCCAGCAAGTTTTCTCTGCCATCAGAGCGTAATTGAGCCAGCGGGATCTGTGAGCCCGTGACTACCACGGGTTTATCTAAGTCTTGCAACATAAATGACAATGCCGAGGCGGTATATGCCATGGTGTCTGTGCCATGCAGGACAACAAAACCATCATATTTGTCATAGTTACGAGCGATATCGTCAGCAATATTTTGCCAATCGGTCGGCGTCATGTCAGATGAGTCAATCAGCGGCTGATAGGCATGGATCTCAAAATCTGGCATCTCCTCACGGCGGAACTCAGGCATTTTCTGCAACACGTCTTGTAGGAAGCCGGGTTCGGGAATATAGCCATGGGCAGAGTGGCGCATACCGATAGTGCCGCCTGTATAGGCGATATAAATTTTACGTCTTTTCATATTGCTAGCATACGTGAAAAGGTCGTATCTGCCATTGGCAAATACGACCTTTTTAACGTTTTTCAGATGAGAAAAATTGTTAAGAGTTTAATAGATTTCGCAGCCCAGACAACGAGCATAGGCACCCATTGGATCATTTAGCTCATTCAGTACCGACAGGTCACTAAACATGCGCTTTAACTCGATCATGATCTGGCTCTGGGGTTGGAAACCACTGAACTCTTGACCCTGTTCGTTAGCCATGACCATGGCACTGCCATTAAGCAGTTGATTGACCAAATGTTCTCTGAAACTCATGGGGCGCTGAACCTCATCAACATCATAAGCACTGAGACCAGCTAAATCAGCTGCTGCAGACACTGCATCTTGCAGTGTGCCCAAATTGTCTACTAAGCCGAGTTCGTATGCTTGTTTACCGCTCCAAACGCGGCCTTGAGCGATCTTGTCGACCTGCTCAGGGGTCATTTCACGTTCTTCAGCAACTAGCCCGATAAACTGGTGGTAACCGTGCTCGATGGTGCGCTGAATGATTTCGCTGACGCCTGGATCTAACGGACGGGTAATGCCTAACCCGGCAATATCCGTTGTGCCTACGCCGTCTGTGTGCACGCCGATATGATCAAGGGCGCGATCTATCGTGGTGATCATGCCGAAGATGCCAATGGAGCCAGTGATGGTGGTCGGTGCCGCCCATATCTCATCTGCACTGACAGATATCCAGTAACCACCGGAGGCTGCATAGGTACTCATTGATGCGACCACAGGTTTACCTGCTCGCTTCAGCTCTTCAACTTCATTTCGGATCAGCTCTGAGGCGAAAGCACTGCCGCCAGGGCTGTCCACGCGCAGTACAACCGCTTTAATTGCATCATCTAGCCGCGCTTGGCGAAGCAAACGCGCAGTGCTATCACCGCCAATGGTGCCCGCTGGTTGGTCACCATTTAAGATGGTGCCTTTAGCAATGACGATGCCGACGCGGTCTTTATGCTCATGGGGAGCCTGGTGTGGGCGAATAACGGCTAGATATTCTTGTAACCATACTTGGTTGAAGCTTTTGTGCTCAGGATCTTGGCCAACCACCTCAATGATCGGTTGACGCAGTTCTTCACGAGTTTTTAAGCCATCAACCAGCCCCGTGTTCAGTGCCATCTGTGCGAAGTCACCATCCACAGCTTTCAAGTTGCTTAATAGCGACTGGATGGAGAAATTCAGCTTCTCTTCGTCAAGGCCTCGTTGTGTCGCAATGTCCTGCTTGTACGCCGTCCACAGGTCATTCATCCAGGCCATGTTGGCTTCTTTTGCGGCTGGCGACATATCATCACGAATATAAGGCTCTATCGCTGATTTAAAGGTACCAACGCGGAACACATGGGGTGTTACTTTTAGTTTTTCCAACAACGATTTGAAGTAGGTGCGATAGCGCCCGAAGCCTTCCAGCATCACCATGCCTTGGGGATTGAGATAGACCTCATCCGCATGGGCGGCTAGATAATATTGATGCTGTGCGTAGTAGTCACCGATAGAAAACACTGGCTTGCCGGAAGCTTTGAACGCCTCAATGGCGGCACCGATCGCTTGCAACTTGTTGAGGCCGGTGGGCGCCATGTCACGGGTTTCGATGACTAATGCTTTGATGCGTTGGTCATGTTGAGCGTTTTCGATGGCGAAGATTATATCTTTGAGTAGCGTTTCTTTTGGCTTCTCTTTACCGCCTAATAACTGTTTAGTGAAGGCTTCTGCGGGATCAACTGATACTTTTTGCTCAACCACATTGCCTTGAATACTCAGTATTAAGGCGGCTTTTTCGGGCATGCTAGGCCCTTTGTCAGCAAATAGGGTGGTGAGGAACACCAGCAGGAAGACCACAAACAACAAGTTGGTTAATACCGAACGGGTGGTGGTCAGCGCTTTGCCAATAAAGCTGAAAAACTTCTTTAGATATTTCATCAAATCTTCTAATCCGATTAGGGCACACTGAAATGTTAAATCCTTGTGGGCAAGTAACGTAACGGAATTTGTAAATAATTGTAATTACCAGATGTAGCAAATTAGAACTATGCCACTTGCCGACAACTGGTATGACCATTAAGCTGGGTACAACAAAAACAATAAATGAAAGATGGCCCTACACCATGACAAACAAAAGCTATCCCAACTTACTGACTCCCCTCGACTTGGGTTTTACCTCTCTACGTAATCGAGTGTTGATGGGTTCAATGCACACCGGCTTGGAAGAGGAGCGGGGTGGTTTTGATAAATTGGCGGCTTTTTATGCCGCCCGTGCCAAAGGTGGGGTTGGCTTAATTGTGACGGGGGGGATCTCACCAAATTTTCGGGGCCGCCTAGCTCCCCATAGTTCACAGCTTAGCTTTGGCTTTCAGGTGGCTAAACATCGAAAAGTTACAGATGCAGTGCACCAGCATGACGGCAAGATCTGCTTGCAGATCTTGCATGCTGGGCGTTATGCCTATCACCCATTTTCTGCTGCACCCAGCGCCATCAAGGCGCCAATCAACCCATTTAAGCCAAAAGCGATGACTGACGGTATGGTCAAACGCACGATCAAGCAGTTTGCTAAAACAGCGACACTGGCGCAGAAAGCGGGCTATGACGGCGTTGAGGTGATGGGATCGGAAGGTTATCTGATCAATCAGTTTGTTTGCCCGCGTACCAACAAACGTAACGACCAGTGGGGCGGTTCGCTGGAAAACCGTATGCGCTTTCCGTTGGAGATCATCAAAGCGATCCGTGCTCAGGTTGGTAAAGAATTTATTATTGTATTTCGGTTGTCGATGCTGGAATTGGTCGATCAAGGGGTGAGTATGAAAGAGCTGCCTACGATGGCTAGGTGGCTGGAGCAAGTTGGCGTTACCATCATTAACACAGGGATCGGGTGGCATGAAGCACGGGTACCAACCATCGCAACCAGTGTTCCCCGCGCTGCATTTAGTTGGGTTACGGCCAAACTGAAAGATGAAGTCTCGATACCTTTAGTTACAACTAATAGAATTAATGATCCGCAAGTGGCTGAGGATATTCTCACCCGAGGCGATGCCGATATGGTGTCGATGGCGAGGCCTATGTTGGCTGATGCTGACTTTGTGAACAAGGCGGCTGCCGGCCAAGCGGAAGCGATTAATACCTGTATCGCTTGTAATCAAGCCTGTCTCGACCATGTATTCAAAGGCAAGCGTGCCAGTTGTTTAGTTAATCCTCTGGCATGTTATGAAACAGAATTGGTCATTAAACCTGCGATACAAGCCAAACGCGTCGCCGTGATCGGTGCCGGCCCTGCGGGCTTGTCGGCGGCTTGTTATGCGGCGGAGCGTGGTCATCAAGTGACGTTGTTTGACAAAGATAACGATATTGGCGGGCAGTTCAATTATGCCAAGCAGATCCCCGGCAAAGAGGAGTTTTACGAAACCCTACGTTACTTCCGTCATCGTTTGATGACCGCGGGGGTTGAGCAATGCTTAGGGGAAGCGCAAACCTGTGAGTCACTGTTATCGCAACAATTCGACGAAATTATCATCGCTACGGGGATTACGCCACGAACGCCACCGATCCCAGGTATCGATCACGATAAGGTGTTGGGTTATCTCGATGTATTGCGAGAGCATCAACCAGTAGGGGAAAAGGTCGCGATTATTGGTGCTGGTGGCATTGGCTTTGATGTAGCGGAGTATCTGGTTGAAGGGCATCCATCGACGACCACCGATTTACCTCGCTGGTTAGATACCTGGGGTATCGATCCGGCATTGGCTACGCCTGGTGGTTTAAAAGAAAAGCCTGATGTACAGCAGGTAAGTGAAAGTAAACAAGATAAATCGCACCGTCAGATATATCTGCTGCAACGAAAAAGCAGTAAAGTAGGCGCCGGCCTGGGCAAAACGACTGGCTGGATCCACAGGGCAGCACTGAAGCAACATGGCGTTAAGATGATGGCAGCCGTGCAATATCTGAGAATTGATGACGATGGTTTACATATTGAAGTTGAAGGTCAGCGGCAACTGCTGAATGTTGATCATGTTATTCTCTGCGCGGGACAAGAATCAAAGCGCGATCTTTATGACCAGTTGTTACAGCAAGGTGCGTCAGTGCATTTGATTGGTGGTGCGAAACTGGCGTCAGAACTTGATGCTAAACGTGCTATTCGTGACGGCGCTGAAGTCGCTGCTGCCCTTTAAATCGAAAGACGCATAATTCAATAAGCGCTTTAATGAATACTGTGCCGCGTTAACTCCGCGGCCAATAGCTATGGAATAAGAGAAACGGTAATGCGAAGACAGTTGATAATGTTTGTTATGGCAATTCTGCTGTCTGCCTGCACCACAACTCGTTATGTGGCTGTGCCCGTATCAGAACCAGACGCAGAGTTAGGTAAACGCCAAGCCTGGCTGACTGGTATTGAAAGCGGTGACACTTTGGTTTTACACACCCATGAGGGGAAAAGCTATTTCTTTACCCTCGACAAGGTCTTGCACTCAGACGACTCCGTTGGCTTTATCCCCAAAGATCGACCCTCAATGGTGGAGATCCACCAAATGGAAGGGCGAAAAAAGATGGAGCCGGTTATTTCGGCTGATGATGCAACACCCGTCGGAGACACCGAGTTCCAACTTCCGTGGTGGTCTCCGAGCGTTATTGCTGGTGCTGCGGCATTGCTGTTGTTGTTATAGCTCCTTGTATCAAATTTGAACTGCTCAACTCTGAATACGCTCTTTTTTGACGATATCAGTTGGTCAGATGGTGTCAAAAGAGCATGGGAACGGATTTAGTTGGACGATAGATTAGACGTATACCGTTGATCTATCTTCTGATGGGATCTGTACACGTCAACATGACGCCAAAAAAAATCGATATGTTTCAGATCCTATTTATCTCTTTTCATTGCTGTACTCTTAGTTTGCTCTGCAAGTTGCAACCATAGCTGTATTAATTGAGCAGTATCTTACCGATCGATTTATTCAAAGCACATTTTCAAACCGTTGAAGTTTCTCGTCAGAGCGCCAAAGTGACCTCTCTACTGTTCGATGTGGTGTTTTAGTCGCCTATGCGCCGAGCTCCACATATGCGGGGCTCGGCTGTTCAGTAGATAGTCATAGATGTTGCGGTAGGCGCTTTTTCCTACGCACTCCGCAACACTTGAACTAAGCGATTACTCCACGTGACATGTCGGTTCGCTAAAGTCGCCATTGTGGCTACCTTGCAGACCAAATGAGGTGCTTTGGCCCGGATTGATATTGCCGTTATAGGACACATTGCTTACCTTGATTGATTGCGCTTCGGCTGAGAATTCGCCGTTCCAACCATTAGCTAAGGCGACAGCGGTGGGGAATTCAAGTACCACACGCCATGCCGTCACTTTGTCACCGCTGTTGTTGCTGACCTTAATGTTGTTGAGAACGAAGCCTGAATGCCAGACATCAACCGATCCCAGCTCACAAGACACTTCACCGCTTTCAACGGCAGCCACTTCAATCATGGTACGGTCGCTGACCTGCAATGACTGCTGTTGATCATCCAGTGCGGTGACTACCAGCTCATAGCTGCCGGCCGTCGCTGGTGCGTTGATCTGACCACGCATACCATCAAAGCGCATGGTTTCGCCGCCCAATACTGCCTCAAAACCAGCCGCATCATTTAAAGACACTTCTATGTTAATGGGGGCATTGACTTCAACTTGAGTACCATCGGTAGGGGATTTTAGGCCAATCTCAGGGTTCAAAGGTGCTTCTTGAACCGCGGTCAAAGACACGGAATCCATTTCAGATAGTTCAGTTCCAGCGTTATCAACAGCCACTAGCTTAATGGTGAAGTTACCTTCATCAGCAGGCGCTTTCACACTGACGCTGCCCGTGGCTGGGCCTGTTTTTACGAACTTACCATCGACATAAACGTTTACTTTCTCGGCTTTGGTCAAGTTGTAACCAATATTGACGTTGGCTCCAGCCATTACCTGACTACCCGCTTGCGGCGATAAGATGGTGACCGACGTGGTTTGGTTCTGGTAATACTCATTCAAGCTAAGGCCTGTTTTACTGCTGCCCAAAGCGATCTGGTGATCTAAACCAATGAATTTACCTTGTTCATTTTTCCATAAGCTAGGCTCAAACAGGGCGTACTTTTCTTCATCCCATGTTGTCCAATCATGGTCCAACAAACCACCGGTGTCGCCAGAGTTCGGGTTGATACACCAGAAAGTATGGTGCAGGCGGTTTTCAATGATCAGGTCACGCATTGCAACCATCCATGTTTCATTGTCTCCACCATCCATGAAGCCGCCCCATTCACCAATCAATAGCGGGGCAATGTTTTCTTCATGAATGAACATCCAGTTGTCTTTCCAGACATCTTTATAGAGTGAATCTTTATTAAATCCGGCATAGAACCAAGGCTGCTTGTGAACCAATGGGCCGTAGTCATGGGGGGAATACATAAACTGACTTTGGCGGTCGCCTAAATCAACTGGGTAATCTTTCACGCCGCGCAGGTTTCCGCCCCACCAAGTGCTGTGGTAGCTATCATCGTTACGGCTAGTCCATGTTTTACCATCCACAGGGAAAGACTCAATACCCTCACACATCACCAACATATTTGGGTTGATGTCGAGAATACGGTTTGCTGCCGTTTCGCAGGCATATTTCCAGTTATTTTCGTCGCTGGAGTTATCCCATTTGGCAAATTCGCTGTCTGCCCAAGGTTTGCCATGGGGCTCATTCTCTAGATCAAACGCAATAATGGTGTCATCATTTTTATAACGCTCAGTTACCCACTCCCATGTGGAGTAGAACACCTCTGACGTCATTTCACCCTTATACCAAAGCGGTGCAAAGTGACCCATGTTGTCGGCTTCGGCACTATGAACATCGAGTAAGATTTTTAAACCGACTTTTTTCGACGCAACGACCATGGCATCGAAAACATCCAGTGAGGTCGCATTGGCAAGATCTGGATTAGTGTGGCTATTTACTTGCGCTTTAGATGCCTGACCATTCTGCCATTCATAAAGCAACTCTGTAGAGATAGGTACTCGCAGGATGTTAATCCCACGATCGGCAATGCTTTGCAGCGTATTCTCTAGATTGACAGACCAAAGGCCGTGAAATACACGCTCAGTGGTATTGAAACCAAACCAGTTGGCACCTGTCATCCAAACTGTATTGCCGTACATGTCTTTAACTTGATTACCTTCTACGTGCAGCCAATCGTCGTTGTTTGTCGACTGTGCTGCGATAGCACCAACACTCAATGAGGTAAACAGTGCGGCCGAAGTAAGCTGAGACAATAAATTCCGTTTAAATTTCTTCATCATATTTCTTCATTTTTGTTTGATATTGGCTGCCCTTGCGAGCAGCCGTTCGGTGGACGATCTATCAAAAATTTACTTATCTAGCTGGCAATCAGGGGCAGTAAAATTACCGCCGTGCTCACCTTGCAAGCCAAAGCTGGTACTTTGTCCGGGTTGGATTTTGCTGTTGTAAGACATATGGCTAACGTGAAGCACGCGGCCATTACTTGTCATCTCCATCACACCATTCCAACCATTAACAAAGGCAACAGATTCGTTGAACAACAGTTTCACTTTCCAACCATCAATAGCTTCGTTGCCGTTATTGGTGATGCTGATGTTGTTTAAAACAAATCCGCTGTGCCACTGATCTACGGAACCAATCTGGCAGCTGATATCTCCCGGTTGTACCGGATCAATTGGATCGACAGGATCAACCGGATCTACGGGATCAGCTTCTTCAACCACGGTCAGTCTTACACTGTCTTGTGCGGCAAGTTCTTCACCTTGTTCATCAGTGCTTACCACAGTGATTTCAATTTGCGTTGCTTGATCTGGTATCTGTACTTTGATCGAACCATTACCCACACGGCTATCAATCAAAATGCCGTCTACGTAAAGGTTGGCGCCATGGGCATTCTTTAAATTAATGCGTACATCAATTGACTCACCGGCTTTCACTTCACCGCCATCCGCGGGTGATGTGATTGCTACGGCAGGGATGATTGGCGCAGCCACCTGTACTGTCACGTCAGCTGCAGAAGACACTGCGCCATCGTTATCAACCACAGTAAAGCTGAACTTATCGTCACCGAAGAAAC
The window above is part of the Corallincola holothuriorum genome. Proteins encoded here:
- a CDS encoding GDSL-type esterase/lipase family protein, yielding MTMTLSGCSQPKLQPLPYGARILAFGDSLTAGYGVERIYSYPSVLAELSGRDVINAGVSGELTKQGIERLPFLLDQTMPELLLLIEGGNDILQNRPANETKQNLAKMIEMAQGRGIPVVLVGIPEKSLFSSSAALYRELAVEYDLVFDGNLMAALQRSPSLKSDYVHFNQQGYQQMAEGIFALLKENGAF
- the ansA gene encoding asparaginase — translated: MKRRKIYIAYTGGTIGMRHSAHGYIPEPGFLQDVLQKMPEFRREEMPDFEIHAYQPLIDSSDMTPTDWQNIADDIARNYDKYDGFVVLHGTDTMAYTASALSFMLQDLDKPVVVTGSQIPLAQLRSDGRENLLDALFLAANYPIPEVSLCFNHTLFRGNRTTKVHADGFNAFGSPNFPPLLEAGIQIQLVSGEVKRPSGRPLRVQSVTSQPIGMVSLYPGISADVIANILRQPVKAMLLHSYGVGNAPQHKQMLELLKQASDQGIILVNCTQCLKGSVNMDGYATGQALRDVGVISGYDMTTEATLAKLHYLLNQALSPAQIREKMQISLRGELSKH
- the sppA gene encoding signal peptide peptidase SppA gives rise to the protein MKYLKKFFSFIGKALTTTRSVLTNLLFVVFLLVFLTTLFADKGPSMPEKAALILSIQGNVVEQKVSVDPAEAFTKQLLGGKEKPKETLLKDIIFAIENAQHDQRIKALVIETRDMAPTGLNKLQAIGAAIEAFKASGKPVFSIGDYYAQHQYYLAAHADEVYLNPQGMVMLEGFGRYRTYFKSLLEKLKVTPHVFRVGTFKSAIEPYIRDDMSPAAKEANMAWMNDLWTAYKQDIATQRGLDEEKLNFSIQSLLSNLKAVDGDFAQMALNTGLVDGLKTREELRQPIIEVVGQDPEHKSFNQVWLQEYLAVIRPHQAPHEHKDRVGIVIAKGTILNGDQPAGTIGGDSTARLLRQARLDDAIKAVVLRVDSPGGSAFASELIRNEVEELKRAGKPVVASMSTYAASGGYWISVSADEIWAAPTTITGSIGIFGMITTIDRALDHIGVHTDGVGTTDIAGLGITRPLDPGVSEIIQRTIEHGYHQFIGLVAEEREMTPEQVDKIAQGRVWSGKQAYELGLVDNLGTLQDAVSAAADLAGLSAYDVDEVQRPMSFREHLVNQLLNGSAMVMANEQGQEFSGFQPQSQIMIELKRMFSDLSVLNELNDPMGAYARCLGCEIY
- a CDS encoding FAD-dependent oxidoreductase, translating into MTNKSYPNLLTPLDLGFTSLRNRVLMGSMHTGLEEERGGFDKLAAFYAARAKGGVGLIVTGGISPNFRGRLAPHSSQLSFGFQVAKHRKVTDAVHQHDGKICLQILHAGRYAYHPFSAAPSAIKAPINPFKPKAMTDGMVKRTIKQFAKTATLAQKAGYDGVEVMGSEGYLINQFVCPRTNKRNDQWGGSLENRMRFPLEIIKAIRAQVGKEFIIVFRLSMLELVDQGVSMKELPTMARWLEQVGVTIINTGIGWHEARVPTIATSVPRAAFSWVTAKLKDEVSIPLVTTNRINDPQVAEDILTRGDADMVSMARPMLADADFVNKAAAGQAEAINTCIACNQACLDHVFKGKRASCLVNPLACYETELVIKPAIQAKRVAVIGAGPAGLSAACYAAERGHQVTLFDKDNDIGGQFNYAKQIPGKEEFYETLRYFRHRLMTAGVEQCLGEAQTCESLLSQQFDEIIIATGITPRTPPIPGIDHDKVLGYLDVLREHQPVGEKVAIIGAGGIGFDVAEYLVEGHPSTTTDLPRWLDTWGIDPALATPGGLKEKPDVQQVSESKQDKSHRQIYLLQRKSSKVGAGLGKTTGWIHRAALKQHGVKMMAAVQYLRIDDDGLHIEVEGQRQLLNVDHVILCAGQESKRDLYDQLLQQGASVHLIGGAKLASELDAKRAIRDGAEVAAAL
- a CDS encoding cellulase family glycosylhydrolase, translated to MMKKFKRNLLSQLTSAALFTSLSVGAIAAQSTNNDDWLHVEGNQVKDMYGNTVWMTGANWFGFNTTERVFHGLWSVNLENTLQSIADRGINILRVPISTELLYEWQNGQASKAQVNSHTNPDLANATSLDVFDAMVVASKKVGLKILLDVHSAEADNMGHFAPLWYKGEMTSEVFYSTWEWVTERYKNDDTIIAFDLENEPHGKPWADSEFAKWDNSSDENNWKYACETAANRILDINPNMLVMCEGIESFPVDGKTWTSRNDDSYHSTWWGGNLRGVKDYPVDLGDRQSQFMYSPHDYGPLVHKQPWFYAGFNKDSLYKDVWKDNWMFIHEENIAPLLIGEWGGFMDGGDNETWMVAMRDLIIENRLHHTFWCINPNSGDTGGLLDHDWTTWDEEKYALFEPSLWKNEQGKFIGLDHQIALGSSKTGLSLNEYYQNQTTSVTILSPQAGSQVMAGANVNIGYNLTKAEKVNVYVDGKFVKTGPATGSVSVKAPADEGNFTIKLVAVDNAGTELSEMDSVSLTAVQEAPLNPEIGLKSPTDGTQVEVNAPINIEVSLNDAAGFEAVLGGETMRFDGMRGQINAPATAGSYELVVTALDDQQQSLQVSDRTMIEVAAVESGEVSCELGSVDVWHSGFVLNNIKVSNNSGDKVTAWRVVLEFPTAVALANGWNGEFSAEAQSIKVSNVSYNGNINPGQSTSFGLQGSHNGDFSEPTCHVE